In Acidobacteriota bacterium, a genomic segment contains:
- a CDS encoding valine--tRNA ligase has protein sequence MEKSFEPRTFESKWTRFWAEAEVFTARPRPGAESFCVVIPPPNITGRLHYGHGLNNTLIDVLTRWHRMRGHDALYLPGTDHASIGTHVMIERALEKEGITRQDLGREKFLERAWAWNREYGGAIRDQLRALGTSCDWSRERFTMDPGLSRAVREVFVRLYEEGLIYRENYMINWCPRCRTAVSDLEVVHRETASTLWTVRYPLEGGGEIQVATTRPETILGDVAVAVNSDDPRYASHVGRTAILPVISRRIPILADAMVDPAFGTGAVKITPAHDPADFEVGRRHSLQPIRVMDESARMTDAAGEYRGLDRFECRKRLLARLRDDGLLVGARDHVSQIGYCDRCDTIVEPSISLQWFVKVAPLAAPAIAAVEEGRIEIVPALWTKTYREWMSNIHDWCISRQLWWGHRIPAWYCERCPHITVAREDPTTCGGCGGTGLTQDPDILDTWFSSALWPFSTLGWPDATADLARYYPTSVLITGYDIIFFWVAKMIMMGLKFMGEVPFRQVFFNGLVRDAQGRKMSKTKGNSVDFLDLIAEHGADPVRFTFTALSVPGADIPLANERLLGYRAFCNKIWNAVRFAKIHIPEGGAPPPLPQDGELSLADRWILSALDRATESANRALAQFRFDEAASSLYRFAWHEFCDWYLEMSKAALSSERPEAARAVLAHVLDALLKLLHPIIPFVTEELWEQIPHEGECLATSAYPLAVPGRRDAEAERCVAFLIETATAIRNARAAAAVKPSARVACVIVAPSATREDLVEPTRAYLMTLARLSSLDVVAERPAGGTPSAIVGDAEIHVHAETPASKGADRARLERELQLLTGEAAPWAAKLGNAQFVERARPEVVEKARRVHREITEKIERIRQNLAGEGA, from the coding sequence ATGGAAAAGTCCTTCGAGCCCCGAACGTTCGAGTCGAAGTGGACCCGCTTCTGGGCGGAAGCCGAGGTCTTCACGGCGCGACCTCGCCCCGGCGCCGAGTCGTTCTGCGTCGTCATCCCGCCGCCGAACATCACCGGCCGGCTCCACTACGGCCACGGGCTCAACAACACCCTCATCGACGTCCTGACGCGCTGGCACCGCATGCGCGGCCACGACGCGCTGTACCTCCCCGGCACCGATCACGCGAGCATCGGCACGCACGTCATGATCGAGCGGGCCCTCGAGAAAGAGGGGATCACGCGCCAGGACCTGGGCCGCGAGAAGTTCCTCGAGCGGGCGTGGGCGTGGAACCGCGAGTACGGCGGCGCGATTCGCGATCAGCTCCGGGCTCTCGGCACGTCGTGCGACTGGAGCCGCGAGCGCTTCACGATGGACCCGGGGCTCTCGCGCGCGGTCCGCGAGGTCTTCGTGAGGCTCTACGAGGAGGGGCTGATCTACCGCGAGAACTACATGATCAACTGGTGCCCGCGATGCCGGACCGCCGTGTCGGATCTCGAGGTCGTGCACCGGGAGACCGCGAGCACGCTGTGGACGGTGCGCTATCCCCTCGAAGGGGGCGGCGAGATCCAGGTCGCGACGACCCGGCCCGAGACGATTCTCGGTGACGTCGCGGTCGCCGTGAACTCCGACGACCCCCGCTACGCCTCCCACGTCGGGAGGACGGCCATCCTCCCCGTGATCTCCCGCCGCATCCCGATCCTAGCCGACGCCATGGTCGATCCCGCCTTCGGCACCGGCGCCGTGAAGATCACCCCCGCGCACGACCCGGCGGACTTCGAGGTGGGGCGCCGCCACTCTCTCCAGCCGATCCGCGTGATGGACGAGAGCGCGCGGATGACCGATGCGGCCGGAGAGTACAGGGGCCTCGACCGGTTCGAGTGCCGCAAGCGCCTCCTCGCGCGCCTCCGCGACGACGGCCTGCTCGTCGGCGCGCGCGATCACGTCAGCCAGATCGGTTACTGCGATCGATGCGACACGATCGTCGAGCCGTCGATCTCGCTCCAGTGGTTCGTGAAGGTGGCCCCCCTCGCCGCGCCGGCCATCGCCGCCGTGGAGGAGGGGCGCATCGAGATCGTCCCGGCCCTCTGGACGAAGACGTACCGCGAGTGGATGTCGAACATCCACGACTGGTGCATCAGCCGGCAGCTCTGGTGGGGACACCGCATCCCGGCGTGGTACTGCGAGCGCTGCCCGCACATCACCGTGGCCCGGGAGGACCCGACGACCTGCGGGGGGTGCGGCGGGACGGGGCTGACGCAGGACCCCGACATCCTCGACACCTGGTTCTCCTCGGCCCTCTGGCCCTTCTCGACGCTCGGATGGCCCGACGCGACCGCCGACCTCGCGCGGTACTACCCGACGTCGGTCCTCATCACCGGCTACGACATCATCTTCTTCTGGGTCGCGAAGATGATCATGATGGGGCTCAAGTTCATGGGGGAGGTCCCCTTCCGGCAGGTCTTCTTCAACGGGCTCGTGCGCGACGCGCAGGGGCGGAAGATGAGCAAGACGAAGGGGAACAGCGTCGACTTCCTCGACCTTATCGCCGAGCACGGGGCCGATCCGGTGCGCTTCACCTTCACCGCGCTTTCCGTTCCGGGGGCCGACATCCCCCTCGCGAACGAGAGGCTCCTCGGCTACCGCGCGTTCTGCAACAAGATCTGGAACGCGGTCCGCTTCGCGAAGATCCACATCCCGGAAGGGGGAGCGCCGCCGCCGCTCCCGCAGGACGGAGAGCTCAGCCTCGCCGATCGATGGATCCTCAGCGCGCTCGACCGCGCGACGGAGAGCGCGAACCGCGCCCTCGCCCAGTTCCGCTTCGACGAGGCCGCCTCGTCGCTGTACCGGTTCGCGTGGCACGAGTTCTGCGACTGGTACCTCGAGATGTCCAAGGCGGCCCTCTCGTCGGAGAGGCCCGAGGCGGCGCGGGCGGTCCTCGCGCACGTCCTCGACGCCCTCCTGAAGCTCCTGCACCCGATCATCCCCTTCGTCACGGAGGAGCTCTGGGAGCAGATCCCGCACGAGGGGGAGTGCCTCGCGACGAGCGCGTACCCGCTGGCGGTCCCGGGGCGGCGCGACGCCGAGGCGGAGCGGTGCGTCGCCTTCCTCATCGAGACGGCCACGGCGATCCGGAACGCCCGGGCCGCCGCCGCCGTGAAGCCCTCGGCGCGCGTCGCCTGCGTCATCGTGGCCCCCTCTGCGACCCGGGAAGATCTCGTCGAGCCGACGCGCGCGTATCTCATGACGCTCGCGCGCCTCTCCTCGCTCGACGTCGTCGCGGAGAGACCGGCCGGCGGCACGCCGTCGGCGATCGTGGGGGACGCGGAGATCCACGTGCACGCGGAGACACCGGCCTCGAAGGGAGCGGACCGCGCCCGCCTCGAGCGAGAGCTCCAGCTTCTCACCGGCGAGGCCGCGCCCTGGGCCGCGAAGCTCGGGAACGCCCAGTTCGTCGAGAGGGCGCGCCCCGAGGTGGTCGAGAAGGCGCGGCGGGTCCACCGCGAGATCACGGAGAAGATCGAGCGCATCCGGCAGAACCTCGCGGGCGAAGGCGCCTGA
- the nadC gene encoding carboxylating nicotinate-nucleotide diphosphorylase has protein sequence MEPVPRHLLARHVAEALLEDVGPGDVTTESIVPEGLRALGEIRFRGGAVVAGVEAAAMVFRALDATCRITRHAPDGTRVTARGLILSVEGPARAILTGERAALNFLGRLSGIATLTAAFVERAAGRAAIADTRKTTPGFRLLEKHAVAAGGGTNHRSGLWDAILIKDNHVDLAAGVAAAIAAARRGTAGARPIEIEVRSLEEVDQALAAGADALLLDNFEAPALEEAVARARGRAFLEVSGGVTLANVAAIAELGVDRISIGALTHSASAADLTMRISRMTT, from the coding sequence ATGGAGCCGGTCCCCCGACATCTTCTCGCGCGCCACGTCGCGGAGGCGCTGCTCGAGGACGTCGGCCCCGGCGACGTCACGACGGAGTCGATCGTCCCCGAAGGCCTCCGCGCGCTCGGGGAGATCCGGTTCCGGGGGGGCGCGGTCGTGGCGGGGGTCGAGGCGGCCGCGATGGTCTTCCGCGCGCTCGACGCGACGTGCCGGATCACCCGCCACGCGCCGGATGGAACCCGCGTGACCGCCCGAGGGCTCATCCTGTCCGTCGAGGGGCCGGCGCGCGCCATCCTCACGGGCGAGCGGGCGGCGCTCAACTTCCTCGGCCGCCTCAGCGGCATCGCGACGCTGACGGCCGCCTTCGTCGAGCGCGCCGCAGGGCGCGCCGCGATCGCGGACACCCGGAAGACGACGCCGGGGTTCCGGCTCCTCGAGAAGCACGCGGTCGCCGCGGGCGGAGGGACGAACCACCGCTCGGGCTTGTGGGATGCCATCCTCATAAAGGACAATCACGTCGATCTCGCGGCGGGGGTCGCCGCGGCGATCGCGGCGGCGCGGAGGGGGACGGCCGGGGCGCGCCCGATCGAGATCGAGGTCCGGAGCCTCGAGGAGGTGGACCAGGCTCTCGCGGCCGGGGCCGACGCCCTGCTCCTCGACAACTTCGAGGCGCCGGCGCTCGAGGAGGCGGTGGCCCGGGCGCGGGGCCGGGCGTTCCTCGAAGTCTCGGGGGGCGTCACGCTTGCGAACGTCGCTGCGATCGCGGAGCTCGGAGTGGACAGGATCTCGATAGGGGCGCTCACCCATTCGGCCTCCGCGGCCGACCTGACGATGAGGATCTCGAGGATGACGACGTGA